In the genome of Triticum urartu cultivar G1812 chromosome 5, Tu2.1, whole genome shotgun sequence, one region contains:
- the LOC125509339 gene encoding aldehyde dehydrogenase family 7 member A1: MASFARQEHQFLAELGLAPRNPGSFACGSWGGSGPVVTTTNPSNNEVIAEVVEACMDDYEKGMSACFDAAKTWMAVPAPKRGEIVRQIGDALRAKLHHLGRLLSLEMGKILPEGIGEVQEIIDMCDYAVGLSRQLNGSIIPSERPNHMMMEVWNPLGVVGVITAFNFPCAVLGWNACIALVCGNCVVWKGAPTTPLITIAMTKIVASVFEKNNLPSAIFTAFCGGAEIGQAIALDTRIPLVSFTGSTKVGQMVQQQVSARFGKCLLELSGNNAIIVMDDADIPLAVRSVLFAAVGTAGQRCTTCRRLLLHESIYQTFLDQLVEVYKQVCIGDPMEKGTLLGPLHTTTSKESFLKGIQTIKSQGGKILLGGSAIESEGNFVQPTIVEISPDAPVVREELFGPVLYAMKFQTLKEAIEINNSVPQGLSSSIFTRKPDAIFKWIGPHGSDCGIVNVNIPTNGAEIGGAFGGEKATGGGREAGSDSWKQYMRRATCTINYGSELPLAQGINFG; encoded by the exons ATGGCGAGCTTCGCGAGGCAGGAGCACCAGTTCCTCGCCGAGCTCGGCCTCGCGCCGCGCAACCCGGGCTCCTTCGCCTGCGGCTCCTGGGGCGGCTCGGGCCCCGTCGTCACCACCACCAACCCTAGCAACAACGAG GTCATTGCTGAGGTCGTTGAGGCGTGCATGGACGACTACGAGAAGGGGATGAGCGCCTGCTTCGACGCCGCCAAGACCTGGATGGCT GTTCCGGCTCCGAAACGAGGAGAAATTGTTAGGCAGATTGGTGATGCACTGAGAGCAAAGCTTCATCACCTTGGCAGACTTCTGTCACTCGAGATGGGGAAAATTCTCCCTGAAGGAATTGGGGAGGTTCAG GAAATTATTGACATGTGTGATTATGCTGTGGGGCTAAGTCGTCAGCTAAATGGATCCATCATACCATCTGAAC GCCCAAACCATATGATGATGGAG GTCTGGAATCCTCTTGGAGTTGTTGGTGTCATCACTGCATTCAATTTCCCTTGCGCCGTGCTGG GTTGGAATGCTTGCATTGCTTTGGTTTGCGGCAACTGTGTTGTCTG GAAGGGCGCTCCAACTACTCCATTGATCACTATCGCAATGACTAAAATAGTGGCTAGTGTATTTGAAAAGAACAACTTGCCAAGTGCAATCTTCACAGCTTTTTGTGGGGGTGCTGAAATTGGCCAAGCAATTGCTCTTGACACAAGGATACCTTTGGTTTCATTCACAGGAAGTACAAAG GTAGGTCAAATGGTTCAGCAACAGGTTAGCGCGAGATTTGGTAAAtgccttcttgaacttagtgggaACAACGCCATTATTGTCATGGATGATGCAGACATTCCACTAGCTGTGCGTTCTGTTCTGTTTGCTGCTGTTGGCACAGCAGGACAGCGATGCACTACATGTCGTAGGCTG CTTCTTCATGAAAGCATATATCAAACATTTCTTGATCAACTTGTTGAGGTTTATAAACAAGTCTGTATTGGGGATCCTATGGAAAAGGGCACCTTGCTGGGACCACTGCACACTACTACATCAAAGGAAAGCTTTTTGAAAGGCATCCAAACTATCAAATCCCAG GGAGGAAAAATCCTTTTAGGAGGATCTGCTATTGAATCAGAAGGGAACTTTGTTCAGCCAACAATTGTGGAAATTTCACCTGATGCGCCAGTTGTGAGGGAAGAATTGTTTGGTCCTGTCCTTTATGCCATGAAATTTCAG ACACTGAAGGAAGCAATTGAAATCAACAATTCCGTTCCTCAAGGATTGAGCAGTTCTATATTTACAAGGAAACCAGATGCTATTTTCAAGTGGATTGG GCCTCATGGCAGTGATTGTGGTATAGTGAATGTAAACATACCCACTAATGGTGCCGAAATTGGTGGAGCTTTTGGTGGAGAAAAAGCAACCGGTGGTGGGCGAGAAGCTGGAAGTGATTCTTGGAAGCAGTACATGAGGAGGGCCACTTG TACAATCAACTATGGAAGCGAGCTGCCTCTAGCACAGGGAATTAACTTTGGCTAG